A DNA window from Arachis duranensis cultivar V14167 chromosome 3, aradu.V14167.gnm2.J7QH, whole genome shotgun sequence contains the following coding sequences:
- the LOC107476945 gene encoding uncharacterized protein LOC107476945: MLVMSIQTPLNTFKHLKNKSKGVERKQKKAQTCISISTKMASRKWTILVAFFILLIAMEAAIVNAQGKGNGNGNGDYGKGNDKGNGKDNGKQDDKGKNKDKSKDKNKDKGKGEEKPPKKNYDESSDYEKLSPLPSGQERGFCKAKTACQFKTLVCPAECNQRKPKKNKQQKGCFLDCSSKCEATCKYRKANCDGYGSLCYDPRFVGGDGVMFYFHGAKGGNFAIVSDHDFQINAHFIGTRPQGRTRDYTWVQALAVMFDSHTLDIAARRVSQWDDKVDTLIVKWDGKLVSIPTDGEAEWRANGDDREVIIERTDDTNSLRVTVSGLVEMDIRARPIGEKENKVHNYQLPSDDAFAHLETQFRFKNLSDSVEGILGQTYRPNYVSTVKKGVAMPMMGGEDKYETRTLYSTTCKLCRFERPTEIASTEGLIAQY; encoded by the exons ATGCTTGTTATGTCCATCCAAACACCTCTCAATACATTCAAGCATTTGAAAAACAAATCAAAAGGGGTGGAAAGAAAGCAGAAAAAGGCTCAAACTTGCATCAGCATATCCACCAAGATGGCAAGTAGAAAGTGGACCATCTTGGTGGCATTCTTCATATTGCTTATAGCCATGGAAGCTGCCATTGTGAATGCTCAAGGAAAAGGTAATGGCAATGGCAATGGTGACTATGGCAAAGGGAATGACAAAGGGAATGGTAAGGATAATGGAAAGCAAGATGATAAGGGCAAGAACAAGGAcaagagcaaggacaagaacaagGACAAGGggaagggggaagagaagcctCCAAAGAAGAACTATGATGAATCTTCAGACTATGAGAAGCTTTCACCTCTGCCATCCGGACAAGAGCGAGGTTTCTGTAAGGCGAAAACTGCTTGCCAGTTCAAGACACTCGTGTGTCCGGCCGAGTGTAACCAAAGGAAGCCAAAGAAGAACAAGCAGCAGAAGGGTTGTTTCTTGGATTGTAGCAGCAAATGTGAAGCCACTTGCAAGT ATAGAAAAGCTAACTGTGATGGATATGGCTCTCTTTGTTATGATCCTCGCTTCGTTGGAGGTGATGGTGTTATGTTCTACTTCCATGGCGCCAAGGGAGGAAACTTTGCCATAGTATCCGACCATGACTTCCAAATCAATGCTCACTTCATTGGAACTCGGCCACAAGGAAGGACTCGCGACTACACATGGGTGCAGGCTCTTGCTGTGATGTTTGACTCACACACTCTTGACATTGCAGCTAGGAGAGTATCTCAATGGGATGACAAAGTTGACACTCTCATAGTGAAGTGGGATGGTAAATTAGTTAGCATTCCGACCGATGGAGAAGCCGAATGGAGGGCTAATGGTGATGACAGGGAAGTGATCATTGAGAGAACTGATGATACAAACAGTTTGAGAGTGACAGTTTCTGGTTTGGTTGAAATGGACATAAGGGCAAGGCCAATTGGAGAAAAAGAGAACAAGGTTCACAACTATCAATTGCCATCAGATGATGCTTTTGCTCATCTTGAGACACAATTCAGGTTCAAGAACCTTTCAGATTCTGTTGAAGGTATTTTGGGACAGACTTATAGGCCTAACTATGTTAGCACTGTCAAGAAAGGGGTTGCTATGCCCATGATGGGTGGTGAGGACAAGTATGAGACTAGGACTCTCTATTCGACTACCTGCAAACTCTGCCGGTTCGAGAGGCCAACTGAGATTGCTTCAACTGAAGGATTGATTGCTCAGTACTGA
- the LOC107476941 gene encoding LOW QUALITY PROTEIN: beta-galactosidase 8-like (The sequence of the model RefSeq protein was modified relative to this genomic sequence to represent the inferred CDS: inserted 1 base in 1 codon): MREATKILVFHLVWFLCIHVPPMFCANVTYDHRALLIDGKRRVFISGSIHYPRSTPQMWPDLIQKSKDGGLDVIETYVFWNFHEPVRGQYYFEGRGDLVNFVKLVAAAGLYVHLRIGPYACAEWNYGGFPLWLHFIPGIKFRTDNEPFKAEMQRFTAKIVDMMKQENLYASQGGPIILSQIENEYGNIDKPYGAAGKSYIKWAASMATSLNTGVPWVMCQQPDAPDPMINTCNGFYCDQFTPNSNAKPKMWTENWSGWFLSFGGAVPYRPVEDIAFAVARFYQRGGTFQNYYMYHGGTNFGRTSGGPFISTSYDYDAPIDEYGIISQPKWGHLRDLHKAIKLCEEALIATDPTITSLGSNLEAAVYKSGTVCAAFLANIGTSDSTANFNGNSYQLPAWSVSILPDCKNVVLNTAKINSASTTSSFITQSLKLKEDGGALEDSSSEWSWISEPIGISKNDSFSKFGLVEQINTTADKSDYLWYSLSIDFEDDVSAQTVLHIESLGHALHAFINGKLAGSGKGNSGNAKVNVDIPITLVAGKNTIDLLSLTVGLQNYGSFFDTWGAGITGPVTLKGLKNGTTIDLSSQQWTYQIGLQGEDLGLSSGSVGQWNSQSNLPKNQPLTWYKTNFVAPSGNDPVAIDFTGMGKGEAWVNGQSIGRFWPTYVSPNSGCATSCNYRGSYSSSKCLKNCGKPSQTLYHVPRSWLQTDSNTLVLFEESGGDPTQISFATKQIGSLCSHVSESHPPPIDMWNSDSESGRRSGPVLSLECPNPKQIIXFKFASFGTPSGSCGSFNHGSCSSNKALSIVKKACIGSSSCKINVSIDTFGDPCRRVTKSLAVEASCT; the protein is encoded by the exons ATGAGAGAAGCTACAAAGATTCTAGTGTTCCATTTGGTTTGGTTCCTCTGCATTCATGTCCCTCCTATGTTTTGTGCCAATGTAACATATGATCACAGAGCATTACTCATTGATGGCAAGCGTAGAGTCTTCATTTCTGGTTCTATTCATTACCCTCGTAGCACTCCTCAG ATGTGGCCAGACCTGATTCAGAAGTCGAAAGATGGAGGGCTTGATGTTATTGAGACTTATGTTTTTTGGAACTTTCATGAACCAGTTAGAGGCCAG TATTATTTTGAAGGAAGGGGTGATTTGGTAAATTTTGTAAAGTTAGTAGCAGCAGCAGGATTATATGTACATTTACGTATTGGACCTTATGCTTGTGCTGAATGGAACTATGG AGGTTTCCCTCTATGGCTGCATTTTATTCCAGGAATTAAATTCCGTACTGATAATGAACCTTTTAAG gcAGAAATGCAGAGATTCACTGCTAAGATTGTGGATATGATGAAGCAAGAAAATCTCTATGCTTCACAGGGAGGACCTATTATTTTATCTCAg ATTGAGAATGAGTATGGAAACATTGATAAACCCTATGGTGCTGCTGGAAAATCCTACATAAAATGGGCAGcatcaatggctacatcccttAATACAGGGGTACCTTGGGTCATGTGCCAGCAACCAGATGCTCCTGATCCTATG ATTAACACATGTAATGGATTTTACTGTGATCAATTCACACCAAATTCAAATGCAAAGCCAAAGATGTGGACTGAGAATTGGAGTGGATG GTTTCTTTCATTTGGAGGTGCTGTGCCTTATAGACCTGTGGAAGATATTGCATTTGCTGTGGCACGTTTTTACCAAAGAGGTGGAACTTTTCAAAACTACTATAtg TACCATGGAGGAACCAACTTTGGCAGGACTAGTGGTGGACCTTTCATTTCCACTAGTTATGATTATGATGCACCCATTGATGAGTATG GTATTATTAGCCAACCAAAATGGGGCCACCTTAGAGATTTGCACAAGGCCATTAAGCTTTGTGAAGAAGCACTTATAGCTACAGATCCAACAATAACATCTCTTGGTTCAAATCTAGAG GCTGCAGTATACAAATCAGGAACTGTGTGTGCTGCTTTTCTTGCAAACATTGGCACATCAGATTCAACAGCAAATTTCAATGGCAATTCATATCAGTTGCCAGCATGGTCTGTGAGCATCTTACCAGATTGCAAGAATGTTGTGCTTAACACTGCAAag ATTAATTCTGCATCTACAACTTCAAGCTTCATAACTCAATCTTTGAAACTGAAGGAGGATGGTGGTGCTTTAGAAGATTCTAGCAGTGAATGGAGTTGGATAAGTGAACCAATTGGAATTTCAAAGAATGATTCATTCTCAAAATTTGGATTAGTAGAGCAAATAAATACCACTGCTGATAAGAGTGACTATTTGTGGTACTCATTAAG caTTGATTTTGAAGATGATGTTAGTGCTCAAACTGTTCTTCACATTGAATCCCTTGGACATGCCCTTCATGCTTTCATAAATGGGAAGCTTGCAG gGAGTGGAAAAGGAAACAGTGGCAATGCTAAAGTCAATGTGGATATCCCCATCACACTTGTAGCTGGGAAGAACACAATTGATCTCTTGAGTTTAACTGTGGGACTTCAA AACTATGGATCTTTCTTTGACACATGGGGTGCTGGGATCACTGGACCAGTGACATTGAAAGGATTGAAGAATGGAACTACTATTGACCTCTCCTCGCAGCAATGGACATATCAG ATTGGTCTTCAAGGTGAAGACTTAGGTCTATCTAGTGGAAGTGTTGGACAGTGGAACTCACAATCAAACTTACCTAAGAATCAACCCTTGACTTGGTACAAG ACAAACTTTGTTGCTCCCTCTGGCAATGATCCGGTTGCAATCGACTTCACTGGGATGGGGAAAGGAGAAGCTTGGGTGAATGGACAGAGTATTGGAAGATTCTGGCCTACATATGTCTCTCCAAATTCTGGTTGTGCAACTTCATGCAATTATAGAGGATCTTATAGTTCATCCAAATGCCTCAAGAACTGTGGAAAGCCATCACAAACATT ATACCATGTCCCAAGATCATGGTTGCAAACAGATAGCAACACTCTTGTGTTGTTTGAGGAAAGTGGAGGTGACCCTACACAAATCTCTTTTGCTACAAAGCAGATAGGAAGCTTGTGCTCACATGTATCTGAGTCTCACCCTCCACCAATAGACATGTGGAATTCAGATTCAGAATCAGGAAGAAGATCAGGGCCAGTTCTGTCACTAGAGTGTCCTAATCCTAAGCAGATCA TCTTCAAATTCGCCAGTTTCGGAACACCTAGTGGGAGTTGTGGAAGCTTCAACCATGGTAGCTGCAGCAGCAACAAGGCTCTATCCATTGTTAAGAAG GCCTGCATTGGATCAAGCAGCTGTAAAATTAATGTATCAATTGATACATTTGGAGATCCGTGTAGAAGAGTAACTAAAAGTCTTGCTGTTGAAGCTTCTTGTACATAG
- the LOC107477099 gene encoding beta-galactosidase 8-like, producing the protein MVAAMIVKKVDQFIFLWFLAIYAPAATFCANVTYDHRALIIDGNRRVLISGSIHYPRSTPEMWPDLIQRSKDGGVDVIETYVFWNLHEPIRGQYNFEGRSDLVKFVKEVAAAGLYVHLRIGPYVCAEWNYGGFPIWLHFIPGIKFRTDNEPFKAEMKRFTAKIVNMMKQESLYASQGGPIILSQIENEYGDVDWAYGPAAKPYIKWAASMATSLDTGVPWVMCMQADAPNPIIDTCNGFYCDQFTPNSNAKPKIWTEGYNGWFLYYGGAVPYRPVEDLAFAVARFYQLGGTFMNYYMYHGGTNFGRTTGGPFVATSYDYDAPLDEYGIIRQPKWGHLKDLHDSIKLCEEALIATDPAVTSLDPNIEVAVYKTDNVCAAFLANINTTIDVTVNFSGNSYRLPAWSVSILPDCKNVVFNTAKINSASTVSIFRAESLKQDVGSLENDSLGWSWISEPIGISKNDSFSKFGLLEQINTTADRSDYFWYSLSIDLEDGDDAGSQTVLHIESLGHALYAFINGKLAGGGTGNNTNATVNVDIPVTLVTGKNTIDLLSLTVGLQNFGAFFDTWGAGITGPVTLKGLKNGSTIDLSSQQWTYQVGLLGEDLGLSSGNAGQLNSQSTLPKNQSLTWYKTNFVAPSGNDLVAIDFTGMGKGEAWVNGQSIGRYWPTYVSPNSGCTNSCDYRGYYYQSKCLRNCGKPSQTLYHVPRSWLKSDNNTLVLFEESGGDPTKISFARKQIGSVCSYISESHPPPIALWNSDTESGRKAGPVLSLDCPYPNQVISSIKFASFGTPYGTCGNFNHGSCSSNSALYIVQKACIGSSSCNINVSVNTFGDPCKGVTKRLAVEASCM; encoded by the exons ATGGTAGCAGCAATGATTGTAAAGAAGGTTGATCAGTTCATTTTTCTTTGGTTCCTTGCCATTTATGCACCAGCAGCTACATTTTGTGCCAATGTGACATATGATCACAGAGCATTGATCATTGATGGCAACCGTAGGGTGTTGATTTCTGGTTCCATTCATTACCCTCGTAGCACTCCTGAG ATGTGGCCAGACCTTATCCAGAGATCCAAAGATGGAGGAGTTGATGTGATTGAGACCTATGTTTTCTGGAACCTACACGAACCAATTCGAGGCCAG TATAATTTTGAAGGAAGGAGTGATTTGGTCAAATTTGTAAAGGAAGTGGCAGCAGCAGGTCTATATGTTCATCTGCGAATCGGTCCATATGTCTGTGCTGAATGGAACTACGG GGGTTTCCCTATTTGGCTGCATTTCATTCCAGGGATTAAGTTTCGAACTGATAATGAACCATTTAAG GCAGAGATGAAGAGATTCACTGCCAAGATTGTCAACATGATGAAGCAAGAGAGCCTCTATGCCTCACAAGGAGGACCTATTATCTTATCACAGATTGAAAATGAGTATGGAGATGTTGATTGGGCCTATGGTCCTGCAGCAAAACCTTACATAAAATGGGCagcatcaatggctacttctctTGATACTGGTGTCCCCTGGGTTATGTGCATGCAAGCAGATGCTCCTAATCCAATT ATTGACACATGCAATGGATTTTACTGCGATCAGTTCACACCAAACTCTAATGCTAAGCCGAAGATTTGGACCGAGGGCTATAACGGATG GTTTCTTTATTATGGTGGAGCTGTACCTTACAGACCTGTGGAAGATCTTGCATTTGCTGTGGCAAGATTTTATCAACTGGGTGGAACTTTTATGAACTACTATATG TATCATGGAGGAACCAATTTTGGTAGAACCACAGGTGGACCTTTTGTTGCTACTAGTTATGACTATGATGCACCACTTGATGAATATG GAATCATTAGACAGCCTAAGTGGGGACACCTTAAAGATTTGCATGATTCCATAAAGCTTTGTGAAGAAGCATTGATTGCTACTGATCCAGCAGTTACATCTCTTGATCCAAATATAGAG GTTGCAGTTTACAAAACAGATAATGTGTGTGCTGCTTTCCTTGCTAACATCAATACTACAATTGATGTGACTGTGAATTTTAGCGGCAACTCGTATCGGTTGCCGGCATGGTCAGTGAGCATCTTACCAGACTGCAAGAATGTTGTGTTTAATACTGCAAAG ATTAATTCTGCATCCACAGTTTCAATATTCAGAGCTGAGTCTTTAAAACAAGATGTTGGTTCTTTGGAAAATGATAGCTTGGGATGGAGTTGGATTAGTGAACCAATTGGAATTTCAAAGAATGATTCATTCTCAAAGTTTGGATTGCTAGAGCAAATAAACACCACTGCTGATAGAAGTGACTATTTTTGGTACTCATTAAG CATTGATCttgaagatggtgatgatgctGGTTCTCAAACTGTTCTTCACATTGAATCCCTTGGTCATGCCCTTTATGCTTTCATAAATGGGAAGCTTGCAG GGGGTGGAACTGGCAACAACACCAATGCCACTGTCAACGTCGACATTCCTGTCACACTTGTAACTGGAAAGAACACAATTGACCTCTTGAGTTTAACTGTAGGACTTCAG aacttTGGAGCATTTTTTGACACATGGGGTGCTGGAATCACTGGACCAGTAACATTGAAAGGATTGAAGAATGGAAGTACTATTGATCTCTCCTCCCAACAATGGACTTATCAG GTAGGCCTTCTTGGTGAAGACTTAGGTCTGTCTAGTGGAAATGCTGGACAGTTGAATTCACAATCTACCTTACCTAAGAATCAATCACTAACATGGTACAAG ACAAACTTTGTTGCTCCCTCTGGCAATGATCTGGTTGCAATCGACTTCACCGGGATGGGGAAAGGAGAGGCTTGGGTGAATGGACAGAGCATTGGAAGATACTGGCCTACATATGTCTCTCCAAATTCTGGTTGTACCAACTCATGTGACTATAGAGGGTACTATTATCAATCCAAATGTCTCAGGAACTGTGGAAAACCATCACAGACATT ATACCATGTACCAAGATCATGGTTAAAATCAGACAACAACACTCTTGTATTGTTTGAGGAAAGTGGAGGTGATCctacaaaaatatcttttgctAGAAAGCAGATAGGAAGTGTGTGTTCATATATATCTGAATCTCACCCTCCACCAATAGCCTTGTGGAATTCAGACACAGAATCAGGGAGAAAAGCAGGGCCAGTGTTGTCACTGGACTGCCCTTATCCTAATCAGGTGATCTCTTCCATTAAATTCGCGAGTTTTGGAACACCTTATGGAACTTGTGGAAACTTCAACCATGGAAGCTGCAGCAGCAATAGTGCTCTATACATTGTGCAAAAG GCTTGCATTGGATCAAGCAGTTGTAACATCAATGTATCGGTTAACACATTCGGAGATCCGTGTAAAGGAGTGACTAAAAGACTTGCTGTTGAAGCTTCTTGTATGTAG